The Theobroma cacao cultivar B97-61/B2 chromosome 2, Criollo_cocoa_genome_V2, whole genome shotgun sequence genome includes the window ACTAAATGCTAATTCAGATTTGACtttgattattaaaaaatcttttagagAAGGAATGACAAGTCTATTTTTCATATGTATCGCAAATTCAATCGTTGGATGAATTTTCTTGTGAATATGACTTTTCAATATATTGTGCTTTTCAGGGAAACTCCTAGAAGCGgaactttaattttattaaacaatgttctgaaaattttattctcaagcgtttttttaacataaatatattattttttatttccttgtaaattatagtaatcatGATGAATCAAACACTTAGGGTGCGTTTAGTATAAGGGATGTAAAGTCACATTCCTTGCAATGTGtccaattaaattacattgcaGTGTTTGTTTTATAACATACCACTACAATGTAAGATTGCAATGTAATTACATTACAGTCAATTGatataatgtgattgcaattCAAAACTaatacaatcacattacattgcaCTCTACAATATCTTTGAGGACATTTTTACCCATcatcttttaaataaattactcACAATCGAAGCAAACAAAGCGTAGGGATGCGAATAAACCTCAACAAAACCCTGTCCTTGCTCCCCGCTCCCCGAAGATGGCCTAGGTCCCGCTCCAATTCCGTTAACAGCAGTGGCATGAAGTTCGCCGTGAAGGCATGGAGCAACGGAAGAGCACAGGCAGGTGTGCTCCACCTGGGCTGCTGCCCAACCCCCATCGAGACTCCTTCTCTTCTCCTCTCCACCCGTAAAGGCCTGCCCCTTTTCATCTCTCCTGACCTTCTCTCTTCCTTCCCTTCCCCTGACGCCCGTCTCCTCCATGTTAGGCCCCTTAACTTGtaagttctttctttttgcctTTGATTTATCTTTCATTCCTTGTTTGCTAAAAACATTTTGTATATTTTGCAGCTTGGAAGGCCTTTCgatcaaaacaatataaaaaatcgGAGGGCTTCACCAACTGCTCGGTTTGCATGAATATGGGTTTGTGGCTGTACCCAGGGATTCCATTCAATGCCTTCCGGAAGCTATAAGAGTAGTTTAATAAATAAggatagttttgaaaattaacattacataccttataaaaatacttgtaaaataaatattgtaaTGTTATATTCTctacattttaattattacattACTTATATACTAAACACTGTAATGTTATCTTTTCTGCAATCACATTGCTTACAATCACATTATCTATAATCACATTATATTATAAAGTACAAACGCTATTTTATGACAAGTGActctaataattaattttacacTATTATATAATTGACAAGTCAAGTAACACaagttcaattataaaaattataaaaaaatattaataaaaataccAAATTAACATTGTATTAGTCATTTAACTTCCTATATATTAAGATTGACACTTCACATGCACtaaaagaaaatctttttacttaaaaaaaatacagtaGTGACTGTGTCACAAATTTTATCTATATTTTAatccaatttcttttttgatttaaaaaagaagaaattcatATACTTTTTAGAGTAAAAAATACACGAACTTATCATTGAGTCAAACAGACGTATTGTTTTAATCCAATTTCAAGTCATAACCAAATTCAAGTTCACTTCAGGGTGTGCCTGTGTGTGTGTCTATGTGTGTATATTTTGGATTTAAATTGAAGTCATTGAGAATGGTTTTCAATTAGTTGATGTTATTCTTAATCAAGGTTGGTATAATCTGAAAGGGCCAAACCACTTTGTTGCTATTCCTCACGTGTGGTCGCAATTTTGGTATCTGAGACCCACCCAAGCAGGAAACACACCAACGTCTGTTTTCCAATTTAGTACTCGCACCAAGGCAACCTTTTCTTCCCATTTATTTCCACCATTTCATCATTTGGATTTTGGCATTCATCATTCAGTGAGTTACCAaacaacaacaagaaaagaagagaaaaaaaaaacgcGGGTTTTCGCCATGGCTGGAGAAGAAATCATCAGAGGAAACATTGAACCCGAGAAGCAAAGCCTTCTCAATCAGCACAAGGAAAAGCATTTCACCGCCGGGGAGATTGTCCGCGACATCATCATCGGCGTATCCGACGGTCTCACCGTGCCCTTTGCTCTTGCCGCTGGATTGTCTGGTGCCAATGCCACCTCTTCCATTGTTCTCACCGCTGGCATCGCTGAGGTTGCCGCTGGTGCCATCTCCATGGGACTTGGCGGGTAGGTATCTATTAGAATTTCAATGGTTTAGTCTGATTGTTTAATGTTGTAATATGTTCATTGACGGATACCGTTTGGTTACTAAGAAACTATACGAGAAAGAAAATCGAACGGTGGAAAGAGATTGACACCATTAATGACTGCAATTAGTTTCGCAGTTTCCCAAAGGAAAAGGAAGTGTAAACTGTAAAGATGTTAGTAGGATTTTATGGGCTGTGTTTGCCTGTATCATAATGATTTCGTGTACAGGTACCTAGCGGCTAAAAGTGAAGCCGATCATTATGCGAGGGAGTTGagaagagaggaagaagaaatcaTTTCCGTGCCTGATACAGGTAACCAATTAAGTAAATTTGAGCCTTTGATTTCGTTTTTGGTTTGTTTGATTAAGTTAAGGATGACATGCACTTGCGAATTAATGGGTTTGTTTCGGAAAATGCAGAGGCGGCGGAGGTGGCTGAAATACTGGCGGGGTATGGGATAGAACCCCATGAATATGCGCCCGTAGTCAACGCTCTCAGGAAAAGGCCTCAGGCTTGGCTTGATTTCATGATGAAGTAAGTCCATTCTCTCTGCGTATTCTTAGGTCAAAACACACATTAAAAACTTACAAATCTTGGTTGGGGGGCTTCACCCCCTCAGGGCTGAGCCACAAAACGAAACAggtgttttgtttttctgtgAATGAACACAGAGTCAACATTACTAGACTTTGACAAATTTGAGTGGCTCCACTGTCACTCCCCTAAAGCAGAATAAAGTGCCAAATTTGCTTTTGAAATGCTCAGATAAAAGGCTGGCTGCCCTTTCCATATGGAGACAAAGCCCATGTGGTCCGGAGACAGGGTTGATGGCAATGGCATGCAACTTGGGCCTTATATTTTaaggaaaacaaaatattctgtTGGTTACAGAGAATTCGACCTTTTTCTTACATAGATTCATTACTTGGGACACTTTTCGGATATTGTCATATTGATCCAATCCTAAAATATTCATTCTTCATCTCCAGTGGATTATTGAAAGGTAAAGGCAGCTTGGTTTTCAGGAGCTTTGCTCCTCTCTAAGTACTAAATGCCATCGTAATTGAAgctaatttattatataatggAAAGATTTACTTGGGCATTTACAATGGACAGTATCTCTGCATATTTGACTAAAAAGTTTATTGTAAGAATGTGAATAGTAGAAACAGTTAAACTATcactatcttttttttttgttttcttttggggGTTGTATGAATTGTCACCATCTTTATCATCCAGGTGGCTTTCGCAATTTCTCCATGGCTTTTGTCTTCACAAGTTGTGTGTGTTTAACTGATATAATGGTTAAGCATGTAATTTTCTGATTCTTGAGTGAGATTCATTCACAACCTGTCAAGCTTCCCTGTCCCCATTGTTTTAACGGAAACGACATACATACACATACAGGCAACCATTGATAAATGCTCCTGGTAAATTCAGGTTTGAGCTGGGATTAGAGAAGCCAGACCCAAGAAGAGCATTACAGAGCGCATTCACCATTGCTGTTGCTTACATTTTGGGTGGATTGGTGCCCCTCTTTCCTTATATGTTCATTCCAAGAGCTAGGGATGCTGTGGCTGCATCAGTGATCTTAACCATAGCAGCACTCCTGATCTTTGGCTACGCCAAGGGTTACTTCACCGGCAACAAACCCGTAAAAAGTGCTTTGCAAACTGCTTTCATTGGTGCCATTGCATCTGCTGCTGCTTTTGGCTTGGCTAAGGTTGTCCATCCATAGGTCATACCAATGCATGAACTAGATAGTTATCTTGCTTTTTACGGAAGTTTATTCGTGCCTGTTCTTAACAACAGAATTATCTGGATTTGTTTTCATCTGTTTAATGTGCTTAATTAGATTAAATCCGATATGATCGGTATTTTTCTCCTCCTGTTCTTATTGCCACCTACTGTGAATTAGTTGCGATCAAAGTGCTGCTCCAGACTGGTACTAATCATCATCTTGTTGACATGACGTGCAACATGTTCACAAGTGGAAAGATAACAATGCAATAGTTTTGAAAGGCATAACATTGATTTTGGAGATCTAAACCTCGAAGGGTGAGATCCACCAATCAGAGCTACCTGCTTTAGCTGAGTGACTCAATGAGGGGGGAAATGCCCTTCCATTTGCTAGCAATATAACTCAGTTCTTGTGTGCTTGTGTGTGCGTgtgtttgtattttttttttactattccAACCCAAACCAAAGGAAATACTTGTCAAATTATTTCTTTCACAAAAGCTACAGGAGAAAATCAGAGTAATTGGCTTTGCAAACATCAATGCATAAAGTAGAAGATACATCTTTTGAATACGACACGGTCAGGAATGTCCTATCCATAATAAAGTGAACGAAAAAAGTTATAAAGTTAGGAATATACTAGTGCGCGGATAATCTCATCCAGTCTCAAGAATTTTGCAGATAGGACAAGCAAGCTAAATGGTCCCATTTTGCAATCAACAAGCACGCATGCAACCATGTGCACACTAAAAGAGAGAGGGAGGGAGAGTGATCTCAGCACTAAGAACAACAGATTTGTCCTTGCATATGCCAGTGTATGCATTTGTGTATGTTTCTTTgcatgtgtttgtgtgtgcaCCTGCACGCTGAGTTAGCGTTCATATCAAGAATCCATTCGGTTGTGGTAAAATCAAGTGATAATCTCAGTCAATAGCACTTTCCTTATGCAAcaaaattatacttaaaatacaaaaagagggtagttatgatttttttttttttgtacagTGGGTAATTAGGTATCATAAACAGTACTAGTATTCTCATGCAAATACATAATTTCTATCATAATAAATCCTGAGATTGTTTCAGAACTCTATTGACACATGCTTGTAAGCAATTGAGAATAGAAGGCCacaagtttaaaatgaaaacttCTTTTGTGGCAATTTCCTTAGATAGCTACAGCTACTTTGGCATAAACAGAGTCACATATTATCCTCTCACTAGTCACTAGTTGCATTACAATTGTATAAATTGCTAGGCAGCCCCTTCATGAAGAATATGGTGCATGTATTTAGATATGGTGTaatgaaaagaatagaaaTGTATAGAAACAACTTTCATATAAATTGGATATAGTCTAAGAGAAAACATAATGTGAGGAGATCACAGGACAAGCATTCTGCACAAGAAATCCCAAGTACCTTTCTAAGGAGTTCCTTGTAGTTTAGTACTTTTGGAAGTCAGATGTCCCATTTGTTCTGTCAGAAGTTCAAAGTCCTGATAGTTCTCCAACTCTGATTCATTTACCAGTGGTTGAATCTCCAGGTTTTGTGATTTCCCCATATTTTGTAGTAGAAGTTCAAAATTACGAGATTTTTCCAAATGGGTTCCAGAACCTGTTACCTCCATTTCCATACCAGAGTTGACGGGCCTTTCTTTATCTAGATTTCCATCATCATTATTCTCTACAAAAGTATTAGCTAAAAGAAGCTTTTCCCATGCACCATCATCTTGCAAATCTGGTGGAATGAAAGGTATATGACTTTCATCCATAAGCACTTTCACAAAATCAATATTCATCCAAAAATCTTTTGTTGCATCTGAAGAATTATCAGATTCATGAGGATTTTCAGAATCTACCATTGGTGTGAGTACCGGCTTTGATGTTCCATCGATTGGTGGCTGGTACCTTACTATCATATGATCAAAAGGCACTGATTCACCATCCTCTGGAACTTGTTCTAGCATATTGCTTGCTTCAGCCATGCACCAATTATTTTCGTTCGGTTGAATCAGTTGGACCAAAAAGCCTGGACTTTGCATGGCCATTACTAAGAATGACAGCAACTGCTGCTGACTTTTCTCCATCCCGTGAAGACGATCCTTCAAAAGAAGCATCTTATTGTCTGCAGTCTCCTGGTGCTGCCTAAGTTTAACCAACTCCTGCATAAGAGCATTTTTGTCAGTCTTCAAATTCTCAACTTCTTTCCACAGCCCAAcattttcattgttttcaCATGATCCAACAGAGTTCTCCAGCTGCTGTGGTGGCTGCTGCTGCAATGATTTACGCTGCTCAGATCCCTGGGAGTATTTTCGTCTAGCAATATTCTTCAGCAAGTCCTTTTGACCTCTGACAAACCCATCATTTGCAAATTCCCAACGATCTGTATCAATTTTTCTAAAACCCTGGAAAAACTTTAAGGGTTACAAATGTCTTCTCCAATGGTTAACAGTCCAAATAGAACAcccatgcatacacacactcACCCAACAAATGCTTTCTAATGACATGCACACACATAGAGACACATGCACAATTCACAGAAACAGAGATGCTACATTTGCTCACCAAAATTTTACTGTTCGAATTCTATTATAAGCAAATCTATCACAATTAATAAGACTTTCTATTTATTACTCAATTAGTATAGTCCTCTTTTGGTTCACAGAAATTACAAGAGCTACAATGGGTTCATAACCATGCCTGCAATTGTTTAATGTCGAAGATAGCTCAAGTGAAGTAGCCAATGTCCCACTAAGAATATCAAATTTTACTGTATAGGCTCATGCATCAGATACAAACTAAGCTACCTACTCTGTTTAGGCTCAGCATCAGACATTTAAATTTTGCAATTTATGGAATTTGCAACTACTTCAAATGTCAAATTAATGCCCTAGCCAGCTAAATTGCAATCAAACAGCACAACTATTTTGGCACCAGTTGTTTGAATAATGCCCTAGTAGATGCCTGAACTAGTGAGAAACTTCTATTACAATAGCAACTATTTTTGCACATTATG containing:
- the LOC18610035 gene encoding vacuolar iron transporter 1 gives rise to the protein MAGEEIIRGNIEPEKQSLLNQHKEKHFTAGEIVRDIIIGVSDGLTVPFALAAGLSGANATSSIVLTAGIAEVAAGAISMGLGGYLAAKSEADHYARELRREEEEIISVPDTEAAEVAEILAGYGIEPHEYAPVVNALRKRPQAWLDFMMKFELGLEKPDPRRALQSAFTIAVAYILGGLVPLFPYMFIPRARDAVAASVILTIAALLIFGYAKGYFTGNKPVKSALQTAFIGAIASAAAFGLAKVVHP
- the LOC18610036 gene encoding heat stress transcription factor A-8; translation: MVKPSENGSQSIAPFLKKCYEMVDDEATDSVISWSQNSDSFIIWDMTEFSIHLLPKYFKHSNFSSFIRQLNIYGFRKIDTDRWEFANDGFVRGQKDLLKNIARRKYSQGSEQRKSLQQQPPQQLENSVGSCENNENVGLWKEVENLKTDKNALMQELVKLRQHQETADNKMLLLKDRLHGMEKSQQQLLSFLVMAMQSPGFLVQLIQPNENNWCMAEASNMLEQVPEDGESVPFDHMIVRYQPPIDGTSKPVLTPMVDSENPHESDNSSDATKDFWMNIDFVKVLMDESHIPFIPPDLQDDGAWEKLLLANTFVENNDDGNLDKERPVNSGMEMEVTGSGTHLEKSRNFELLLQNMGKSQNLEIQPLVNESELENYQDFELLTEQMGHLTSKSTKLQGTP